In one Lolium rigidum isolate FL_2022 chromosome 3, APGP_CSIRO_Lrig_0.1, whole genome shotgun sequence genomic region, the following are encoded:
- the LOC124698095 gene encoding uncharacterized protein LOC124698095 codes for MDHHPKLAPNATKAMEDKERKLQVPASDPDDDGSLPDLVGRQQPQLRREEQQQQQHQAPNISEMKPVTREAYGGGMYANEEGKREPGRPRASATQSADGPEEPVCRPRHPPPPSTGDRDLDITGMSYIQ; via the coding sequence ATGGATCACCACCCGAAGCTGGCGCCGAACGCGACGAAGGCGATGGAGGACAAGGAGCGGAAGCTGCAGGTGCCGGCGAGCGACCCGGACGACGACGGCAGCCTCCCCGACCTCGtcgggcggcagcagccgcagctgcGGCGcgaagagcagcagcagcagcagcaccaggcACCCAACATCTCCGAGATGAAGCCGGTGACGCGCGAGGCGTACGGCGGCGGGATGTACGCCAACGAGGAGGGGAAGAGGGAGCCCGGGAGGCCGCGCGCCAGCGCCACGCAGAGCGCCGACGGACCGGAGGAGCCAGTGTGCAGGCCCAGGcacccgccgccaccgtccaccgGCGACCGCGACCTCGACATCACCGGCATGTCCTACATCCAGTAG